A portion of the Chryseobacterium tructae genome contains these proteins:
- a CDS encoding Pls/PosA family non-ribosomal peptide synthetase, with translation MKEDSNEQGQLVGYVVMNNDTSFDENEMRKKLAKFLAPYMVPISIVQLKEMPRMPSGKIDRKRLPTPESFTVHEKNDNINIDTEAPVEERLLQTLKWVFPGKEINLNQDFFTDLGGHSLLAATLVSHLRQKAGIPTASLKEIYENRPLSAYSECLKNKQSQKTSQHEPFHRVSTFQYIACNIAQTISLLVVFALLSIQIFFPYLSYYYFQINGYGLHYALLSAFLLYTLIPPVYSLIIVLTKWLVIGKIKEGDYPLWGWYYFRWWLWKTIKRLMPSEFIVETPLYPKYLKLLGVKVHPSAQLSLLPIAAEDLVTIDENVNTSSGCSIDNASVENGILRIRKVHIKAHSYLGSSVIVCGDTVIEEFGELQDLSCLNEGEKIGFGEVWNGSPAEKIRVKTGEEVEAPKLSSAAKRNRYALLYSCSLFFFPLLIVLPLAPTLYTLYYLDDRSSDYSFYYLWQAPILSTVYILLFIAVVSILTRILQYKMKPGIYPVYSFTYYRKWIKDQIFNLSLIIVHPLFASVYISKFYRMMGAKVGKNAEISTASDVSHHLLEIGEGSFIADAVILGEHDVRNEKLILSKTTIGNNSFVGNSGLIPQGYELGDNMLIGVLSKAPSEEQLKNSSERDWFGSPPIGLPSRQKSDVFQDNLTYNPPFSLKLARAIVEGIRIILPQTVIIICSVLFIAYTSTYLEGKIFYLLLLAPFYYLGIVALPSFFFTALLKWICIGKYKKTEMPMYSLKVWLSEGITTIYEALPVQFFLDFLRGTWWLPFFMRFLGVKIGKRVWLNTTDITEFDMVSIGDESMLNEDCGPQTHLFEDRIMKVGGVKIGSQTTINSRTIILYDTEIGNNVNIDPLSLVMKGEVLSDNTSWCGSPLRGK, from the coding sequence GTGAAAGAGGATTCTAACGAACAGGGACAACTTGTAGGATATGTTGTTATGAACAACGATACCTCATTTGATGAAAATGAAATGAGAAAAAAGCTGGCTAAATTTCTGGCTCCGTATATGGTTCCTATTTCTATTGTTCAGCTGAAGGAAATGCCGAGAATGCCAAGCGGTAAGATTGACAGAAAACGACTTCCTACCCCGGAAAGCTTTACTGTTCATGAAAAAAATGATAATATAAATATTGATACTGAAGCTCCTGTAGAAGAAAGATTATTACAAACACTGAAATGGGTATTTCCGGGAAAAGAAATTAATCTGAATCAGGATTTTTTTACAGATCTTGGGGGACATTCTCTGCTTGCTGCGACATTGGTATCCCATTTACGTCAAAAAGCAGGAATTCCAACCGCTTCATTAAAGGAAATTTATGAAAATCGTCCTTTATCTGCCTATTCGGAATGCCTCAAAAATAAACAAAGCCAAAAGACATCACAACACGAACCTTTCCACAGGGTTTCAACATTCCAGTATATCGCCTGTAATATTGCTCAAACGATAAGCCTTCTGGTTGTATTTGCCTTATTGAGTATCCAGATATTCTTTCCTTATTTAAGTTATTATTATTTTCAGATTAACGGATATGGGTTGCATTACGCCTTGTTAAGTGCCTTTTTATTATATACTTTAATCCCACCCGTATATTCTCTCATTATTGTTTTAACCAAATGGTTAGTAATTGGTAAGATCAAAGAAGGAGATTATCCGCTTTGGGGCTGGTATTATTTCAGATGGTGGCTATGGAAAACCATCAAAAGACTGATGCCTTCTGAATTTATCGTAGAAACACCTTTATATCCTAAATATTTAAAATTGCTTGGTGTAAAAGTGCATCCAAGTGCCCAGCTAAGTTTATTACCTATCGCAGCAGAGGATCTTGTTACCATTGACGAGAATGTAAATACCAGCTCAGGCTGCAGCATCGACAATGCTTCCGTTGAAAATGGTATTTTGAGAATCAGAAAAGTTCATATCAAAGCGCATTCTTATCTAGGATCTTCTGTAATTGTATGTGGAGATACGGTGATTGAAGAATTTGGAGAACTTCAGGATCTCAGCTGCCTGAATGAAGGTGAAAAAATCGGGTTCGGTGAAGTATGGAACGGCAGCCCTGCTGAAAAGATAAGGGTAAAAACAGGAGAAGAAGTTGAAGCTCCTAAGTTATCATCAGCTGCCAAGAGAAACAGATATGCACTACTCTATTCGTGTTCTTTATTTTTCTTTCCGCTTCTGATTGTTTTACCGTTAGCCCCCACATTGTATACGTTGTATTATCTGGATGATCGTTCCTCCGACTATAGTTTTTATTATCTATGGCAGGCTCCGATACTTTCTACTGTCTATATTTTATTGTTTATAGCTGTGGTAAGTATTCTTACGAGGATTTTACAATACAAAATGAAACCAGGAATATACCCGGTATATAGTTTCACCTATTATAGAAAGTGGATCAAAGATCAGATCTTCAATTTATCGCTCATCATCGTACATCCTCTTTTTGCATCAGTTTATATCAGTAAATTTTACAGAATGATGGGTGCAAAAGTGGGTAAAAATGCAGAAATATCGACAGCCAGCGATGTTTCACATCATCTTTTGGAAATTGGTGAAGGCTCTTTTATTGCTGATGCCGTTATTCTGGGAGAACATGATGTGAGAAATGAAAAATTAATTTTATCCAAAACAACCATTGGAAATAACAGCTTTGTAGGAAACAGTGGACTTATTCCGCAAGGATATGAATTGGGAGACAATATGTTGATTGGTGTATTGAGTAAGGCACCTTCTGAAGAACAGCTTAAAAACTCATCTGAAAGAGACTGGTTCGGGTCTCCGCCAATAGGACTACCTTCTAGACAAAAATCGGATGTATTTCAGGATAATCTCACCTATAATCCACCTTTCAGTCTGAAACTGGCTAGAGCAATTGTAGAAGGAATCAGAATTATTCTTCCACAAACCGTAATTATTATATGCAGTGTCTTATTTATTGCTTATACTAGTACTTATCTGGAAGGGAAAATTTTTTATCTATTATTACTTGCTCCGTTTTATTATCTGGGAATCGTTGCCTTACCTTCTTTTTTCTTTACAGCATTACTAAAATGGATATGTATAGGAAAATATAAGAAAACAGAAATGCCTATGTACAGCCTTAAAGTATGGTTAAGTGAAGGAATTACCACCATCTATGAAGCTCTTCCTGTGCAATTCTTCCTTGATTTCCTTCGTGGCACTTGGTGGCTGCCTTTCTTTATGCGCTTCCTAGGAGTAAAAATCGGTAAAAGAGTATGGCTTAATACCACTGATATTACAGAGTTTGACATGGTATCCATCGGTGACGAATCTATGCTGAATGAAGACTGTGGCCCTCAAACCCATCTTTTTGAAGACCGAATTATGAAGGTAGGAGGTGTAAAAATAGGAAGTCAGACAACTATCAATTCCAGAACCATTATTTTATATGATACGGAAATCGGGAACAATGTTAATATTGATCCTCTTTCACTCGTGATGAAAGGAGAAGTTCTTTCTGATAATACTTCATGGTGCGGAAGCCCATTAAGAGGAAAATAA
- a CDS encoding amino acid adenylation domain-containing protein → MMKSLILGKITPEFIKDETLPELLVPTFEKYKDKTAFIFKDKRISYAELDSWSNAIALQLQSQGIQPGDRVGVWYPRSLELPVAILGILKAGASYIPLDREMPEDRIKKVFTDINVKTYFSDTDAHIHCQPSTIPAQPQGIVPALNDTPDPDNWAYVLFTSGSTGNPKGIPISHRNICHLIRSEQDFIGIKDTDIVYQGFSVSFDMWCEEVWISLFAGATIWIADATTVKAIDELSQVLTENKITVLHAVPSILAIIDEVPGIRFINTGGEACTKQVQEKWAKPYRIFINSYGPTETTVSSNMVKLTSQEELTIGPPLPNYHIAVIDENMNILPRGERGEMIISGPGVSNGYFNLPELTEQKFLLNPFPELPGDTIYKTGDAVVIREDGFIDFQGRIDDQIKLRGYRIELGEIEHA, encoded by the coding sequence ATGATGAAAAGCCTGATTTTAGGTAAAATCACTCCAGAGTTTATAAAAGATGAAACTCTGCCTGAATTACTGGTTCCTACCTTTGAAAAATATAAAGACAAAACAGCCTTTATATTTAAAGATAAAAGAATCTCCTATGCTGAATTAGACAGCTGGAGCAATGCTATCGCCCTGCAATTACAAAGTCAGGGTATACAGCCTGGTGATCGTGTAGGAGTCTGGTATCCCAGAAGTCTTGAGCTTCCTGTTGCTATACTTGGAATTTTAAAGGCTGGAGCCTCTTATATTCCTTTAGACAGAGAAATGCCGGAAGACAGAATTAAGAAAGTTTTTACTGATATTAATGTGAAAACATATTTTTCTGATACAGATGCTCATATCCACTGTCAGCCATCAACAATTCCTGCTCAACCTCAAGGAATCGTTCCTGCCCTTAATGACACTCCAGATCCGGACAACTGGGCTTATGTATTATTTACTTCTGGAAGTACGGGAAATCCTAAGGGAATTCCTATTTCCCATCGGAATATATGTCATCTGATTCGCTCCGAACAAGACTTTATAGGAATAAAAGACACCGATATTGTCTATCAAGGGTTTTCAGTTTCTTTTGATATGTGGTGCGAAGAAGTATGGATCAGTCTTTTTGCAGGCGCCACCATTTGGATTGCCGACGCTACCACAGTAAAAGCTATTGATGAACTCAGCCAGGTTTTAACAGAAAATAAAATCACGGTACTCCATGCTGTCCCTAGTATTTTGGCTATTATTGATGAAGTTCCCGGCATCCGGTTTATTAATACCGGTGGAGAAGCATGTACCAAGCAGGTTCAGGAGAAATGGGCAAAGCCTTACAGGATATTTATCAACAGCTACGGCCCTACGGAAACCACTGTTTCATCCAATATGGTAAAACTGACAAGTCAGGAAGAACTCACTATTGGCCCTCCTCTTCCCAATTATCATATCGCCGTTATTGATGAAAACATGAATATCCTTCCCAGAGGAGAACGTGGCGAAATGATTATTTCCGGGCCGGGAGTAAGTAATGGATATTTTAATCTTCCGGAGCTGACTGAGCAAAAGTTTTTATTGAATCCTTTTCCGGAACTTCCCGGAGATACAATTTATAAAACAGGAGATGCCGTTGTTATACGAGAGGATGGGTTTATTGATTTTCAAGGAAGAATAGATGATCAAATTAAGCTTCGAGGTTATAGAATTGAACTTGGCGAAATAGAACACGCCTGA
- a CDS encoding ComF family protein, giving the protein MILDLLFPNRCLQCNRIIEADLLVCDVCFNQIHFTHYDYFESNPVKEKCKTLFPVENTYALIQFEEESLSRKIIHELKYKSREVTGKILAEWTTERLDFKGQQPDLLVSVPLHPKKLRARGYNQLHLFTETLSKYYEIPFDHQLIKRNHYSKAQALKDKQHRLKTINTFSVTQPITGKHILLIDDVFTTGTTVSSIAWEILNVGDNKVSVLVMAMDV; this is encoded by the coding sequence ATGATTTTAGACTTGCTTTTTCCTAACCGATGTCTTCAGTGTAACAGAATTATTGAAGCAGATCTTTTGGTTTGTGATGTATGCTTTAATCAAATTCATTTTACGCATTATGACTATTTCGAAAGTAATCCGGTGAAAGAAAAATGTAAGACTCTTTTTCCTGTCGAAAACACCTACGCACTTATACAATTTGAAGAAGAAAGTTTGAGCCGGAAGATTATTCATGAATTAAAATATAAAAGCAGAGAAGTAACGGGAAAAATTCTTGCCGAGTGGACAACAGAACGACTAGACTTTAAAGGCCAGCAACCGGATCTTTTGGTGAGTGTACCACTACATCCTAAAAAATTGAGAGCAAGGGGCTACAATCAGCTTCATCTTTTTACAGAAACGCTTTCAAAATACTATGAAATACCATTTGATCATCAGCTAATCAAAAGAAATCATTATTCTAAAGCCCAAGCTTTAAAGGATAAACAACATCGGCTCAAAACCATTAATACATTTTCGGTTACTCAGCCCATTACAGGAAAACACATTCTATTGATTGATGATGTTTTTACAACAGGAACAACCGTTTCATCTATTGCATGGGAGATTTTAAATGTTGGTGATAATAAAGTGAGCGTATTGGTGATGGCTATGGATGTTTAA
- a CDS encoding helix-turn-helix domain-containing protein, whose product MNSESDFIKTVFGLKLKQQRQKKNWSLQDLAVKTGLSKSYLNEIENGKKYPKHDKIIQLSDALNCTFDDLVSTKLDKSLAPFNEILQSDFFKEVPLELFGINKNNLISIISDAPRKVTAFINALIEISQNYNLGKERFYFAVLRSFQELYDNYFPEIEEKVRSFTEENHLQIDKNLKSDILEKILTETFGYTIQSEDFEKYGTLDNLRSLFIPEKKLLLLNKKLEKDQKTFILAKEIGFNVLELKVRPTTYSWLDFGSFEEILNNFYASYFAGALLISKEPAIEKASEFFQENAWEPEKFAALINSFTNSPETFYYRLTNILSAEMGIKDLFYLCLVKKKGSEKIQILKELHLNHQQAPHANATNEHYCRRWIAVKNLHYLKENETLTDAQISHYKDQGISYLVISTSQKNPFSDGSNRSYCLGILLNTQTIKKIGFIKSPSLKTINVGVTCESCSIPDCEVRQAPPVRLEKEHFNLSMKNAIEKIRKEF is encoded by the coding sequence ATGAATTCAGAAAGTGACTTTATCAAAACGGTTTTCGGGCTAAAACTGAAACAACAGAGACAAAAGAAAAATTGGTCTTTGCAGGATCTTGCAGTAAAAACCGGATTATCAAAATCTTACCTCAATGAGATTGAAAATGGAAAGAAATACCCAAAACATGACAAAATCATTCAGCTTTCTGATGCATTAAACTGTACTTTCGATGACCTTGTTTCCACCAAACTGGATAAAAGCCTTGCTCCTTTCAATGAAATTCTACAATCTGATTTTTTTAAGGAGGTTCCTTTGGAATTATTTGGAATCAACAAGAATAACCTCATCAGTATTATTAGTGATGCTCCCAGAAAGGTAACTGCCTTCATCAATGCACTGATAGAAATTTCTCAGAACTATAATCTTGGGAAGGAAAGGTTCTATTTTGCTGTTTTAAGATCATTCCAGGAATTGTATGACAATTATTTTCCGGAAATTGAAGAAAAAGTACGTTCATTCACAGAAGAAAATCATCTTCAGATCGATAAAAACTTAAAGTCTGATATTCTGGAAAAGATTCTTACGGAAACATTCGGCTATACGATTCAATCTGAGGATTTTGAAAAATATGGAACATTAGACAATCTGCGTTCTCTTTTTATTCCTGAAAAGAAATTATTGCTTTTGAATAAAAAGCTTGAAAAGGATCAGAAAACATTTATTCTTGCCAAAGAAATAGGGTTTAATGTTCTGGAATTGAAAGTTCGTCCTACCACTTATTCATGGCTTGATTTTGGAAGTTTTGAAGAAATCCTGAATAATTTCTATGCTTCTTATTTTGCCGGAGCTTTATTAATATCAAAAGAACCAGCTATTGAAAAGGCCTCTGAATTTTTTCAAGAAAATGCTTGGGAACCCGAAAAATTTGCAGCTCTTATCAATAGTTTCACAAACTCACCGGAAACTTTCTATTATCGATTAACCAATATTCTTTCTGCTGAAATGGGTATTAAAGACTTATTCTATTTATGTCTGGTTAAAAAGAAAGGTTCAGAAAAGATTCAAATCCTTAAAGAACTCCATCTCAATCATCAACAAGCTCCTCATGCAAACGCAACCAATGAACATTATTGCAGAAGGTGGATCGCCGTAAAAAACCTTCATTATTTAAAGGAAAACGAAACGCTTACAGATGCCCAAATCTCCCATTACAAAGATCAGGGAATAAGCTATCTGGTCATTTCTACCTCTCAAAAAAATCCTTTTTCTGATGGCAGCAATAGAAGTTATTGTCTGGGGATCTTGCTCAATACACAAACGATCAAAAAAATAGGTTTTATAAAATCACCTTCGTTAAAAACCATTAATGTAGGGGTCACCTGTGAGTCTTGTAGTATCCCGGATTGTGAGGTAAGACAAGCCCCACCGGTTCGATTGGAAAAAGAACATTTTAATCTAAGCATGAAGAATGCTATTGAGAAAATCAGAAAGGAATTTTAA
- the aceA gene encoding isocitrate lyase, whose protein sequence is MKTRQEQIQALEQDWLTNPRWNGVKRPYTAEEVLKLRGSYKIDYTIATEMSKKFWDKLNTQDYVAGLGALTGNQAVQEVDAGLEAIYLSGWQVAADANLSGEMYPDQSLYPANSVPSVVKKINNALLRADQVQSVSGNGDKEYLVPIIADAEAGFGGNLNAFELMKQMIEAGAAGVHFEDQLSSAKKCGHLGGKVLVPTQEAINKLIAARLAADVLGVPSLIIARTDADAADLLTSDIDDRDKKFVTGERTSEGFYVVRNGVEQGIDRGLSYAPYADLIWMETSNPDLEQAKRFADGIHAQFPGKMLAYNCSPSFNWAAKLSVEEMSTFREELAKMGYKFQFITLAGFHALNTAMFELALAYKERGMAGYSELQEREFALQQKGFRAVKHQSFVGTGYFDEVQNIVTNGSSATVAMKDSTETAQFH, encoded by the coding sequence ATGAAAACAAGACAAGAACAAATCCAGGCTCTAGAGCAAGATTGGCTGACAAATCCACGTTGGAACGGTGTAAAAAGACCTTACACAGCAGAAGAAGTGTTAAAACTTCGAGGTTCTTATAAAATTGATTACACCATTGCAACAGAAATGTCTAAAAAATTCTGGGATAAACTTAATACCCAAGATTATGTAGCAGGATTGGGAGCCTTAACGGGTAACCAGGCTGTTCAGGAGGTAGATGCAGGGTTGGAAGCAATCTATCTTTCAGGATGGCAGGTAGCAGCAGATGCCAATTTATCAGGAGAAATGTATCCGGATCAGTCTTTATATCCGGCAAATTCAGTGCCTTCTGTGGTAAAAAAAATTAATAATGCTTTATTAAGAGCAGATCAGGTTCAATCGGTAAGTGGTAATGGAGATAAAGAATATCTTGTACCCATTATTGCAGATGCTGAAGCAGGTTTTGGAGGAAATCTAAATGCATTTGAGCTCATGAAGCAAATGATTGAAGCAGGAGCTGCGGGTGTGCATTTTGAAGATCAGCTTTCTTCTGCTAAAAAGTGTGGCCATTTAGGAGGAAAAGTATTGGTTCCCACTCAGGAAGCCATTAATAAATTAATTGCAGCTCGTTTAGCAGCAGATGTATTGGGCGTTCCAAGTCTTATCATTGCCAGAACTGATGCTGATGCAGCAGACTTATTAACTTCAGATATTGATGATAGAGATAAAAAATTTGTAACGGGAGAAAGAACTTCTGAAGGATTTTATGTCGTAAGAAATGGAGTAGAACAAGGGATAGACCGAGGCTTGTCTTATGCACCTTATGCAGATCTGATCTGGATGGAAACCTCAAACCCGGATTTAGAGCAGGCTAAAAGATTTGCAGATGGAATTCATGCACAATTTCCTGGGAAAATGCTGGCTTATAACTGCTCACCTTCATTCAACTGGGCAGCTAAATTGAGTGTTGAAGAAATGTCTACTTTCCGTGAGGAGCTGGCAAAAATGGGATATAAATTCCAATTTATCACACTGGCAGGATTCCATGCTTTGAATACAGCAATGTTTGAATTGGCTTTAGCGTATAAAGAAAGAGGAATGGCTGGATATTCAGAACTTCAGGAACGTGAGTTTGCTTTACAGCAAAAAGGATTCAGAGCTGTAAAACATCAGTCTTTTGTAGGAACAGGATATTTTGATGAAGTTCAGAATATTGTTACCAACGGATCTTCAGCTACCGTAGCAATGAAAGATTCTACAGAAACAGCACAGTTTCATTAA
- a CDS encoding OmpH family outer membrane protein: MKLIKLFFIAAGLTLTANAANAQQKIGNINTDEVFNSLPELKAAGETVNTLTKTKQVEIDKIITEYQTKLKTAQDKEKTLTEANRAALTKELEAAQAELDILAKKIEDTRAQAAKEISTKQGELYAPLQQKVKTAIAAVAKEKSLNYVFDISARGSNLVYTDGGEDITDEVKTKLGASATASKPVGKAKK, from the coding sequence ATGAAACTAATTAAATTATTTTTTATTGCAGCAGGATTAACTTTAACTGCCAATGCTGCCAATGCTCAACAGAAGATCGGAAACATAAATACTGATGAAGTTTTTAATAGTTTACCTGAATTAAAAGCAGCTGGAGAAACTGTTAATACCCTAACGAAAACAAAGCAGGTTGAAATTGATAAAATTATCACTGAATATCAAACTAAGCTTAAAACAGCACAAGATAAAGAGAAGACTTTAACGGAAGCAAACAGAGCTGCTTTAACAAAAGAGTTGGAAGCTGCGCAAGCAGAACTAGACATTTTAGCTAAGAAAATAGAAGATACAAGAGCACAAGCGGCTAAGGAAATTTCTACAAAACAAGGTGAATTGTATGCTCCATTACAACAAAAAGTAAAGACTGCGATTGCGGCAGTAGCTAAAGAAAAAAGCCTAAACTATGTATTTGATATTTCAGCAAGAGGTTCCAATCTTGTGTATACAGATGGTGGAGAAGATATTACTGATGAGGTGAAAACAAAATTAGGTGCTTCTGCAACAGCTTCAAAGCCAGTAGGAAAAGCTAAAAAATAA
- a CDS encoding acyl-CoA thioesterase, with amino-acid sequence MNLMYEKQIKVTQEHIDQNNHVNNVQYVHWVEEVAAEHWDHLKHKTEYENDVWMLLDHHIRYKKQVYLDDIITVRTYPQVPEGAKQPRK; translated from the coding sequence ATGAATTTAATGTATGAAAAACAGATCAAGGTAACCCAAGAACATATAGACCAGAATAATCATGTTAACAATGTTCAATATGTACATTGGGTGGAAGAAGTTGCTGCCGAACACTGGGATCATTTAAAACATAAAACAGAATATGAGAATGATGTCTGGATGCTTCTGGATCATCATATCCGATATAAAAAACAGGTGTATCTGGATGATATTATTACCGTGAGAACCTATCCGCAAGTCCCTGAAGGAGCTAAACAGCCAAGAAAGTAG
- a CDS encoding serine hydrolase, producing MTKSVLAAIFFNVSILGFSQTAEQSKAIDSYIKNVIQINEIPGIAVGIVKDDKVTFQQYYGKENLESDKKVDSKSMFRVYSTTKLIANVALFKLIEEGKVSLDDKISKYVDNLPKDWQNIQVKNLLSHSSGLPDMADVKDFPEKATHKEVITRLSNEKIEFEAGDHYRYNQTNYLLIAMIIEKMTGKTFEEYTLENQFPDSRNQVVFSSNSAEKIPNRVGKYNYNPEKKQYEKLMTIDGVRAHAANGLAVTLPAFLEWSIHFSKNDFLKPETKKMMWKPFDYKNNGWDFGHGWEITDNNNIKSYGFSGGNVSAYSIFPDKNMSIIVIYNANKGFPVMYQMVNHIAGIVDKNLMNPYMLAEEITIAEPFVHPNLKKEIYGYRIEKDKVVFSYQYPKNSSTEFIKSISVAGAFNNWNMNDPAYQMILKKNNVFEVAVPKSQFEKGKTYGFKFVMNKSGWLTIPYNTANTDGTQDNNLALKMD from the coding sequence ATGACGAAATCCGTTTTAGCAGCTATTTTTTTTAATGTATCCATATTAGGATTCAGCCAGACAGCAGAACAATCCAAAGCAATTGACAGCTATATAAAAAATGTTATTCAAATCAATGAAATTCCCGGAATAGCCGTAGGAATTGTAAAAGATGATAAAGTAACATTTCAGCAATATTATGGAAAAGAAAATCTTGAAAGTGATAAAAAAGTAGACTCTAAGTCCATGTTTAGGGTATATTCTACGACAAAGCTAATTGCGAATGTTGCCCTTTTTAAACTCATTGAGGAAGGAAAGGTATCGCTGGACGATAAGATTTCAAAATATGTAGACAACCTACCTAAAGATTGGCAAAACATACAGGTAAAAAATCTTCTTTCTCATTCTTCGGGACTTCCGGATATGGCTGATGTTAAAGATTTTCCAGAGAAAGCTACCCATAAGGAAGTCATTACTCGTTTGTCTAATGAAAAAATCGAATTTGAAGCGGGAGATCATTACCGGTATAATCAGACCAATTATCTGTTGATTGCGATGATTATCGAGAAAATGACAGGGAAAACTTTTGAAGAATATACCTTGGAAAATCAATTTCCGGATTCTAGGAATCAGGTGGTCTTTTCTTCCAACTCTGCTGAAAAAATTCCTAATAGAGTAGGGAAGTATAATTATAACCCCGAAAAGAAACAGTATGAAAAATTAATGACTATTGATGGAGTGAGAGCTCATGCTGCCAACGGCCTTGCGGTTACACTTCCTGCGTTTCTGGAATGGAGTATTCATTTCAGCAAAAATGATTTTCTGAAACCGGAAACAAAAAAGATGATGTGGAAACCGTTTGATTATAAAAATAACGGGTGGGATTTCGGACATGGCTGGGAGATTACAGACAATAATAATATAAAATCATACGGCTTCTCGGGAGGAAATGTAAGTGCCTATAGCATTTTTCCGGATAAGAATATGTCAATTATTGTCATATATAATGCTAATAAGGGATTTCCGGTGATGTATCAAATGGTGAATCATATTGCAGGAATTGTAGATAAAAACCTGATGAATCCTTATATGTTGGCTGAAGAAATAACGATTGCAGAACCCTTTGTTCATCCCAATCTGAAGAAGGAGATATACGGATACAGAATAGAAAAAGACAAGGTTGTTTTTTCCTATCAGTATCCTAAAAACTCGAGTACAGAATTCATTAAGAGCATTTCTGTGGCAGGTGCATTTAATAATTGGAATATGAATGATCCAGCCTACCAGATGATTCTTAAAAAGAACAATGTCTTTGAGGTTGCAGTACCTAAATCTCAATTTGAAAAAGGAAAGACCTATGGCTTTAAGTTTGTGATGAACAAAAGTGGTTGGTTAACTATTCCTTATAATACGGCCAACACAGACGGAACGCAGGATAACAATCTCGCGCTGAAAATGGATTAG
- a CDS encoding 6-pyruvoyl trahydropterin synthase family protein has product MIRITKIFTFETAHVLYNYDGKCKNMHGHSYKLFVTVKGKPINDIDNPKNGMVVDFGDIKSIVKSEIVDVWDHAVLLNALTPHKELGDDLEQRGHKVIYCSFQPTCENMLYAIAAKIKSRLPEGISLAYLKLHETENSYGEWFAEDNQ; this is encoded by the coding sequence ATGATACGTATTACAAAAATTTTTACATTCGAAACAGCCCACGTACTGTACAACTACGACGGGAAATGTAAAAATATGCATGGACATTCCTATAAACTGTTCGTGACAGTGAAAGGAAAACCGATTAATGATATTGATAACCCTAAAAATGGGATGGTAGTTGATTTCGGAGATATCAAAAGTATCGTAAAATCTGAGATCGTAGACGTTTGGGATCATGCAGTACTTCTGAATGCACTGACTCCTCATAAAGAATTGGGGGATGATCTTGAACAGAGAGGCCATAAAGTAATCTATTGCAGCTTTCAGCCAACCTGTGAAAATATGCTGTATGCTATTGCTGCCAAAATAAAATCAAGACTTCCGGAAGGAATTTCTCTGGCTTATCTTAAACTTCATGAGACAGAAAACTCTTATGGAGAATGGTTTGCAGAAGACAATCAATAA